TTCAGGAGACTTGGAGAATAGCCTTTATACGGTCCTGAATGTGAGCCTTCCTCCAATTGCCCAAAAGGATATGCTGTTGTTTATGTTGGACCTGAATGGAGTAGCGGTATCAGGCGGAAGTGCTTGTTCAAGTGGCGCACAGCAAGGTTCACATGTGATCGCTGAGCTGGGCGGAGACCCTGAACGAACCAGTATCCGTTTTTCATTTAGCAAGTACAACCGAAAAGAGGAAGTAGACTTTGCTATTGAGCAATTACTGAAAGTCATCAGTTAATAAGTAAAATACCGCTTTCTGGTATTAGGAAAAGAATGATTATGAGCAATTCGATTACAAAAGACTTGGTACTGAAATTTGGCGCCATCTATGGAGTATTTCATTTCCTGTTTACCATATACCTGTATAGGTCAGGAATGGATTTATCTCCTTGGGGAGGGTTGATATATGTGGTAGAGATTGCTGCATTGGTGCTGATGTATAATGAATATAAGGAGCATACAGAAGGTAGCTTGCCTTTTAAAAGAGCAATTCGTATTGGAGGGTTGATGATCGTGGTATCTTATGCCTTGAGTTCGCTGTTTAATTTGGTGTATGTCCTGTTTGATAGCAAGTTTATTGATAGGCAACTTGAGCTTGTAAGAATACAGTTAGAAGCGAACCCAGAGGTAACACCGCAGGAAATAGAAACTGTATTGGAATCTTCCCAATGGGTTTACCAGCTACCTTTGTTTCAATTGGTACAGTTTGTATCATTGACGGCATTGGGATTAATCTTAATGCTGGCAATCGCTACTTTTATGAGAAGTACTTCAAGAAATAGAGGTACAAATCAGTAACCCTATAGAATCATTGCAACACATAAATTTTTTTATGGAACAAATAGATATATCAGTGGTTGTGCCACTACTTAACGAGGAAGAGTCTTTGCCGGAGTTGGCAGCTTGGATTGAGAGAGTCATGCAGCAGCATGGCTTTACTTATGAGGTGGTCATGGTCAATGATGGTAGTACAGATAGCTCTTGGCAAGTAATTAAGGACCTTAACAGGAGTAATCCTTGTATCAAGGGAATTTGTTTCCAAAGAAACTATGGTAAGTCTGCAGCACTGCATTCTGGCTTTAGAATGGTATCAGGAGATGTGGTAATTACAATGGATGCAGACCTACAAGATAGCCCTGATGAAATTCCTGAACTGTATCAGATGATTATGGAGGAGGGGTATGATTTGGTTTCAGGTTGGAAAAAGAAGCGATACGACCCTATTACCAAGACTATTCCCACAAAGATATACAATGCAGCTACAAGGGCGGCATCAGGAATCTATCTCCATGACTTTAACTGTGGCTTGAAAGCTTACCGTAAAGAAGTAGTCAAAAACATTGAGGTGTATGGGGAAATGCACCGTTACATCCCTGTAATCGCCAAATGGGAAGGCTTTACTAAAATAGGGGAGAAGGTAGTTGAGCACAGAGCCCGTAAATATGGAACAACCAAATTTGGTTTGGAACGCTTTGTTAATGGCTTGCTTGACCTGATGTCTATTATGTTTGTCTCCCGCTTTCGTAAAAAGCCAATGCACTTTTTTGGGATGCTGGGAGTACTGTCTTTCCTGTTTGGAGGAGGTGCTGCACTTTGGTTATTGGGAGATAAAGTATACCGATCGGCGATGCATATGGAAATTGGTAGACAAGTGACAGAACAACCACTTTTCTATTTGGGGCTAACACTTATTATTATAGGTGTGCAACTGTTTTTGGCGGGGTTCCTTGCTGAGCTGATTTCATTGAATAATACTAGCCGGAACGAGTATTTGATTCGTGAGAGAGTCGAATAGCTAACTAAATATAGTTCCATAAAAAAGCGCTGTAAGAGTAAAGTATCTTACAGCGCTTTTTTGTGTTTGATATTTAAAATCCTTATTAGATTCTACGCCAGAAGTAAGGCGTGAAAATAATCAGTACGGTAAACAGCTCTAACCTGCCAAGTAGCATCAGTGCAGACAGTACCCATTTTGCGACACCTGGTAAATGTGCAAAATTGTCAACAGGTCCAACCGAGCCAAGACCCGGACCAATATTTCCCAAACATGTGGCAACTGAGCCTAATGCTGTCAGAAAATCCAAACCTATAATAGACATGATAAGCACACCTACTGCATAAATAAAGAAGTAAGTGATGATGAATGCCAGTACGTTATAGGTAATATTGGGAGATACGGCATTGCCATTAAACCTAACCGGAATGATGGCAGAAGGGTGCAGCTGTCTTTTAAGCTCAAGAAAACTGTTTTTTTGCAGGATAATATGGCGAACGATTTTAACACCACCAGCTGTTGACCCAGCCATTGCCCCGACAAACATCAACAGGAATATCCACATAGTAACAAATGGTAACCATGCTGTGTAATCGGCCGAAACGTAACCAGTCGTAGTAATGATGGAAAGTGTTTGGAATAGTACATCCCTGAAAGACTGTTCAACACCTATTTCAGGCAACTGATAGTAAACCACCACGGTAAGAATCATCGTTGAGATTACGACAAGTCCTGCGTAATATTTGAACTCCTCATTTTGGATAATCTCCTTAAATCGCCCTTTAAATGCATAGTAGTTGAGTGTAAAGTTACATCCAGCCATAAACATGAAGACAATCAGTACATATTGAATGTAGGGCGTCATTTCGGCAGCACTGCTATTTTTAGTCGAGAATCCACCGGTAGCCATCGTAGTCAACGCATGATTGAGTGCATCATAGAAGGTCATACCTCCAAACATTAACAGTATCGTTTCGACACAAGTCAGGATAAGGTAAACCCACCATAAACGTTTGGCAGTTTCCTTGATGCGTGGCTGTAATTTGTCGGGAGAGATACCTGGTGCTTCAGCTACAAATAGCTGCATTCCACCGATACCCAGTATTGGTAGGATTGCTACAGTCAATACGATAATCCCCATTCCTCCAATCCACTGTGTCATACTTCGCCAAAGCAAAATACCTTTTCCAACAGCTTCTATATCGGTCAGAATAGAGGCTCCTGTAGTAGAAAAGCCAGAGAGTGTTTCAAAGAATGCATCAGTTAGTGTCGGGATTTCTCCACTGATTAGATATGGAAGGGATCCAAAAAAGGATACCATTAACCATCCGACAGTTACAATCATATAACCATCCTTCTTTTTCAGCTCACGCGTAAGTGCATGTTGTTTGAAATAGAAAAATGCAGAAGCACCTACACCTCCGTTGATTAGGGATGCAAATAATATTGAAAGCCAGTCATGATCACCAAAATAGAATGAAAATGGCAGGCAGAATAGCATAAACACACAGTTGATCATCAGCAGGATGCCGACAATGCTAATGACCAATGGATAATTAAAAAGTGGTTTGTTTCTCATAACAAGAAAACAGACAAGTACCCCTTAGACAAAATACCGGACACCTACAGGCTTTACAGCAAGCGGATGTCCAGTATATAGGTCATAAGTGGACCTTAAATCTGTTATTTGAAAAATTCTTCTACTTTTCTGATACATTCAGGTTTGCTAAGTACAACAACCCTGTCATAAGGATAAAAAAGGAAGTCTCCTTTTGGAATGTGGGCTTTACCTTTCCTGATGATGCCACCAATAATGGCAGTTTTAGGGAAGTCAAGCTCTGAAAGAGGCTTTTCTGTGATCGCAGCACCTTCGTTGACCACAAACTCAAGGACTTCAGCATCCACTCCGTGGATACTTGTAAGAGAAAGAATCTCACCTCTACGAATATAGCGGAAAATAAAGTTGGCAGCAATCAGCTTCTTATTGATGAGGGTATCCACTCCAATGTTCTGTGACAGGTGGATATAATCCATGTTTTCAACTAGGGCGATTGTTTTTCGAACCCCGTGGTTTTTAGCAACCAGACTGGAAATGATATTGGTTTCCGAGTCTCCTGTTACGGCAATAAATGCATCAACATTCTCGATACCTTCTTCTTCGAGAAGTTCTACATTTCGCCCATCCCCATTGATGACAAGTGTATTGGGCAGTAAGTCTGCAAGTTCAAAACACTTTTCCTTATTCTTCTCAATCAGGATGATATTGTATTTATAGCTCAGTGACCTTGCTGCATAGTAACCAACACGGCTACCGCCCAGAATCATGATGCTTTTGATTTTTTTCTCAAGCTTTTTACCTGTAAGCTGTAGTACTCTTTCTACCCCTTCAGGCTTGGCGATATAGTAAGCATGGTCTCCAGCCTCAAAACGGGTGTCTCCTCTAGGAATCAGTGTTTCGTTATTGCGAAGCACAGCTACAGTAAGGAAATCAAAATAAGGATTGAGATAGGCAGTTTCCTTCAAGGTTTTGTTATGAAGGTGATCCGCTTCTTCAATCGAGATACCGATTAGGGAAAGTAAACCTCTCTCAAACTCAAAAGTATCGGTGATGGCAGCTTCTTTCAGCAGCCTTTTTACCTCTTTTGTTGCCAGCAGTTCAGGCGAAATCAACTCGTCTATGCCTAGTTTACGCATATCAAAGCGATCTCTGTTTTGCAGGAATTCACTGTTATTGATCCTTGCAATCGTACGCTTGGCGCCCATCTGCTTACCAAGAGATGCCGTCAAAAGATTGTTTTCTTCTGATGCCGTTACTGTAATCAGCATGTCGGCTTTATTTACTTTGGCTTGCTCAAGCACCATAAATGAACTTGATGAGCCTTTTACAGTGGCAACATCAAGGTGCTGAGAAGCGTGAAGGAGGCGGTCTCCATCTACATCAACCAGTGTGATATCCTGACTCTCATTAGCGAGGAGCTTGGCAAGGTGGAACCCTACGTCTCCTGCGCCCGCGATAACGATTTTCACAGAATAATTATTTTAGTGGCAAAGATTTTCTATGACGGCACAAATATAATCACCTTCATCAATGTTTATATACATTATCTCTATTGGATTTAAGAAGATGACCTAAATCCTCTCTTTGGGTGTCTAATAAGCCGATATAATGACCTTCTATTAAGGTTTGACAACAAATTCCTTGTATGAATTTTGCAAAACATACTTACTATCCCATAGTTTTGTCGTGAAAATGCACTCTGTATGTCTTTTGATGGTTTTATTTTCAGAAGATCAAAGGGTTATAGATATAAATTTTGCTCAATGGGAAATTGCATATTTCCAAATGCTAACCATAACAAATCATGAAAGTAGGAATAATTATGGGCAGCCAGTCTGACTTGAAAGTAATGTCTGATGCTGCTGAGGTCTTAGAAAAATTAGGCGTAGACTTTGAAGTTACCATCGTATCTGCACACCGTACTCCAGATCGTCTTTTTGAATATGCAAAGTCTGCACGTGCAAAAGGAATTAATGTAATCATCGCAGGGGCGGGTGGTGCTGCTCATTTGCCAGGTATGGTAGCTTCTATGACTACACTGCCAGTAATTGGTGTGCCTGTGAAGTCAAGTAACTCAATTGATGGTTGGGACTCTGTACTTTCTATCCTACAGATGCCAGGTGGTGTTCCTGTAGCAACAGTTGCTCTGGACGGTGCAAAGAATGCAGGTATTCTCGCTGCTCAGATTTTAGGTTCTTTTGATGAGAAAATCGCAGAAAACCTGAAAGAGTATAAGCAGGAAATGCACGATAAGGTAATTGAAAGTGCTGAAGATATTGAGCAAAATGGTTGGAGACCAAAGAAAATGGGCTTCTAATTTAAGATAGACCTCTTTATTGTTAGGCTAAGACGTCAGTGACTGTGTAAGAACAGTTACTGACGTTTTTTTGTGCCTGACCCCGACATCTTGACAAATGGAATGTCAGAAAAATACTATTTCCTGTCACTCTTTCTTCTCTTCAATGTCACAAATCTTCCTACTTTCTGAC
This portion of the Limibacter armeniacum genome encodes:
- a CDS encoding DUF4199 domain-containing protein yields the protein MSNSITKDLVLKFGAIYGVFHFLFTIYLYRSGMDLSPWGGLIYVVEIAALVLMYNEYKEHTEGSLPFKRAIRIGGLMIVVSYALSSLFNLVYVLFDSKFIDRQLELVRIQLEANPEVTPQEIETVLESSQWVYQLPLFQLVQFVSLTALGLILMLAIATFMRSTSRNRGTNQ
- a CDS encoding glycosyltransferase family 2 protein, with protein sequence MEQIDISVVVPLLNEEESLPELAAWIERVMQQHGFTYEVVMVNDGSTDSSWQVIKDLNRSNPCIKGICFQRNYGKSAALHSGFRMVSGDVVITMDADLQDSPDEIPELYQMIMEEGYDLVSGWKKKRYDPITKTIPTKIYNAATRAASGIYLHDFNCGLKAYRKEVVKNIEVYGEMHRYIPVIAKWEGFTKIGEKVVEHRARKYGTTKFGLERFVNGLLDLMSIMFVSRFRKKPMHFFGMLGVLSFLFGGGAALWLLGDKVYRSAMHMEIGRQVTEQPLFYLGLTLIIIGVQLFLAGFLAELISLNNTSRNEYLIRERVE
- a CDS encoding TrkH family potassium uptake protein, with protein sequence MRNKPLFNYPLVISIVGILLMINCVFMLFCLPFSFYFGDHDWLSILFASLINGGVGASAFFYFKQHALTRELKKKDGYMIVTVGWLMVSFFGSLPYLISGEIPTLTDAFFETLSGFSTTGASILTDIEAVGKGILLWRSMTQWIGGMGIIVLTVAILPILGIGGMQLFVAEAPGISPDKLQPRIKETAKRLWWVYLILTCVETILLMFGGMTFYDALNHALTTMATGGFSTKNSSAAEMTPYIQYVLIVFMFMAGCNFTLNYYAFKGRFKEIIQNEEFKYYAGLVVISTMILTVVVYYQLPEIGVEQSFRDVLFQTLSIITTTGYVSADYTAWLPFVTMWIFLLMFVGAMAGSTAGGVKIVRHIILQKNSFLELKRQLHPSAIIPVRFNGNAVSPNITYNVLAFIITYFFIYAVGVLIMSIIGLDFLTALGSVATCLGNIGPGLGSVGPVDNFAHLPGVAKWVLSALMLLGRLELFTVLIIFTPYFWRRI
- the trkA gene encoding Trk system potassium transporter TrkA; amino-acid sequence: MKIVIAGAGDVGFHLAKLLANESQDITLVDVDGDRLLHASQHLDVATVKGSSSSFMVLEQAKVNKADMLITVTASEENNLLTASLGKQMGAKRTIARINNSEFLQNRDRFDMRKLGIDELISPELLATKEVKRLLKEAAITDTFEFERGLLSLIGISIEEADHLHNKTLKETAYLNPYFDFLTVAVLRNNETLIPRGDTRFEAGDHAYYIAKPEGVERVLQLTGKKLEKKIKSIMILGGSRVGYYAARSLSYKYNIILIEKNKEKCFELADLLPNTLVINGDGRNVELLEEEGIENVDAFIAVTGDSETNIISSLVAKNHGVRKTIALVENMDYIHLSQNIGVDTLINKKLIAANFIFRYIRRGEILSLTSIHGVDAEVLEFVVNEGAAITEKPLSELDFPKTAIIGGIIRKGKAHIPKGDFLFYPYDRVVVLSKPECIRKVEEFFK
- the purE gene encoding 5-(carboxyamino)imidazole ribonucleotide mutase; protein product: MKVGIIMGSQSDLKVMSDAAEVLEKLGVDFEVTIVSAHRTPDRLFEYAKSARAKGINVIIAGAGGAAHLPGMVASMTTLPVIGVPVKSSNSIDGWDSVLSILQMPGGVPVATVALDGAKNAGILAAQILGSFDEKIAENLKEYKQEMHDKVIESAEDIEQNGWRPKKMGF